In Exiguobacterium sp. 9-2, the genomic window TCCCCGATTTCCATCATCCTACTTCGCTCCTACTTTCTATTCGATGCCATCTGAATGTTGTTTTTTTCGTTTGAATCGACGATTCAAACGGTTGGCACCTCGTACTTGAAATAATCCGATCGTCCATAAAATGATCATGAAGACGATTGGCAAAGCAGATATACCACCATTTTCCAATATTAACAAATTAAATAAGATATGTGCAAATACCGGAATCGTTATCGATAAGGACAACCACCGATACGGGTGAGGCGAGAATTTCGCCATTCCCATGAAGAAACCCATGATGACAGCAAACAAAGCATGACCGGATACCGGTAGTAAAGCTCGGAATAGCATGTGTTCGACCGTTCCATTCACCATCAGATATAAGATGTTCTCAAGGGTAGCAAATCCAAGCGAGCACGCTACGGCATAGATGATCCCATCATAATAATCATTAAACCGTTGATGGATATACACGGTATAAAAGACGACGAACCATTTTGCAAACTCTTCTGTGACTGCTGTTCGAATCAATTGCACCTCTTCACGCCCACCAAACTCCGTTTGAACGATGTAGTCGATGAACATCAAGGGAAAAACGAGTAAAATTCCAAAAATGAAGCTTCGAAGGATATATCCAACGGGCTCTGATTCATGTTCGTGACGTAGATAAAAATAAGTTAGGAGTGCGATGCCTGGGGCAACTCCGGAGAAAACGATTTGAATCACGCTTCCTCTCCCCCTTTCTTCCTCTCCATAAGAATAAAGGTTTATTGAAAAAAAGAAAACGTCCTCGTTGTTTCGGGAGGGAAAAAGGTTACAATATGGAAGAACTAATTGAATATGCTATAGAAAGTAGGTGAAGGTCTTTTGTCTTTTGACACAGACCATTTAGAATGAAATCATTATTATTAATTCATACGGGTGGAACGATTGCGATGGCGCAAGATCACTCTGGTCACGTCTTACCGAATGACATCAATCCACTGGATGCTTCACTACCTCGAGCGACGGATATCGCAAACATCACAACGCGTCATTTTTCAAATTTACCTTCTCCACATATGACGCCCGACATCATGCTACGTTTGGCACACTTCATCGAAAGTGAACTTGCTAAGGAACACTACGATGGAGTCGTCATCACCCATGGGACGGATACACTTGAAGAGACAGCTTATTTCTTGCATTTGACAATTGGTGCACCTGTTCCGATTGTTTTGACTGGAGCCATGCGTTCATCCAACGAAGTCGGATCGGATGGCGAGTTTAATTTGATCACGGCACTCCGTGTCGCAGTCAGTGAAGCAGCGTGTGAAAAAGGTGTTCTCGTCGTATTTAATGGTGAGATTCATTCGGCATTCAACGTCACGAAAACGCATACGTCATCCGTCGATACGTTTAAATCGGTTCACTTCGGAAATCTTGGCATGGTGACGAAAGATCACGTTTACCTATTCAACACGCCACTTCTGAAGCAAACACATATGGTAACCTCGCTCTCTAAACGTGTTGCTGTTTTGAAAGTATATGCCGGAATGGAACCAGATTTATTACTAGCCGTGAAACAACTCGGTTACGATGGACTCGTACTTGAAGTTCTCGGTCAAGGGAACGTCCCTCCGAGTATCGTCGATGCCATTGCCGAATTGATCGCAGTCATGCCGATCGTCATCGTTAGTCGATGCTTCAATGGAATCGTGCAAGATGTTTATGGATATACAGGTGGCGGTCAACAGTTAAAAGAGATCGGTGTCATTTTCTCAAATGGACTGAACTCACAAAAAGCACGACTTAAATTAATGATTGAACTCGAAATCAATTCGACCCAATCAGAACTCGAAGAGTCATTCAGGGTCGAATAAATGAAAAAACCTCTTGACTGGGAACTCATCATTCCGAATCAAGAGGTTTTTTTAGACGTGAATTGATAGACCACGTAATCGTTCGACGAGATGATTCGCGATGTTCGCGCCATGAAAA contains:
- the prsW gene encoding glutamic-type intramembrane protease PrsW, with product MIQIVFSGVAPGIALLTYFYLRHEHESEPVGYILRSFIFGILLVFPLMFIDYIVQTEFGGREEVQLIRTAVTEEFAKWFVVFYTVYIHQRFNDYYDGIIYAVACSLGFATLENILYLMVNGTVEHMLFRALLPVSGHALFAVIMGFFMGMAKFSPHPYRWLSLSITIPVFAHILFNLLILENGGISALPIVFMIILWTIGLFQVRGANRLNRRFKRKKQHSDGIE
- a CDS encoding asparaginase, which encodes MKSLLLIHTGGTIAMAQDHSGHVLPNDINPLDASLPRATDIANITTRHFSNLPSPHMTPDIMLRLAHFIESELAKEHYDGVVITHGTDTLEETAYFLHLTIGAPVPIVLTGAMRSSNEVGSDGEFNLITALRVAVSEAACEKGVLVVFNGEIHSAFNVTKTHTSSVDTFKSVHFGNLGMVTKDHVYLFNTPLLKQTHMVTSLSKRVAVLKVYAGMEPDLLLAVKQLGYDGLVLEVLGQGNVPPSIVDAIAELIAVMPIVIVSRCFNGIVQDVYGYTGGGQQLKEIGVIFSNGLNSQKARLKLMIELEINSTQSELEESFRVE